The following coding sequences lie in one Apium graveolens cultivar Ventura chromosome 1, ASM990537v1, whole genome shotgun sequence genomic window:
- the LOC141707105 gene encoding uncharacterized protein LOC141707105 produces the protein MANMVQPNIPKLTATNYGNWSIQMKVLLGSYDNWDIVESGFNEPADATAEAALPNAEKTALKESRKKDKKALYTIFQGVDESTFEKISEAKTAKDAWEILQKSFQGVEKVKKVRLQVLRGEFENIKMKASENIGEYVTRLKTVTNEMKRNGESLDDVRVMEKLLRSLMRKFDYVVTSIEESKDFSTISIDELVSSLQAHEQRMNQYDDTSHLEKALQSKVSIGESSSSSSSGRGRGGFRGGYRGGRGRGRQSFNRSQNTEGYCPSGHGQNFRGRGRGGFQRGDKSQFQCYNCNKFGHFSYECRSPKVEERSHFAAAKEDKDIGTAMFLTYKGDEESKKNVWYLDSGASNHMTGHKDLFTEIDETISGEVTFGDSSKIPVKGKGTITIVLKNGEKKFINDVYHIPALKSNIISLGQLVEKGYYIQMQDNSLVIRNRDQELIADVEMSKNRLFTLDIQTKMQRCLKTVIKNDLWLWHLRYGHLGFSGLKLLSKTKMVDGLPEINEPENLCEACVKGKQHRQSFPVGKSWRARRPLEIVHTDIAGPFDIPSLEDYWRWSEDERKVAGLFFNGDDDDGDNRNIEDDGDDDQTPPPSPNQQTFGSTPSMGGSSSSGGAPRKMRSLDNIYEATSPVQTTFDYSLFCLMAECDPVTFEEASEESKWNKAMDEEIGAIKKNDTWELTDLPEGHKAIGVKWVYKTKTNQDGEVEKHKARLVAKGYKQRYGIDYDEVFAPVARVDTIRLLTAIAAQNQWKIF, from the exons ATGGCGAATATGGTGCAGCCCAACATTCCGAAGTTGACGGCGACAAATTACGGGAATTGGAGTATCCAAATGAAGGTGTTACTCGGTTCCTACGACAATTGGGATATTGTCGAAAGTGGGTTTAATGAGCCCGCAGATGCAACCGCTGAAGCAGCACTTCCAAATGCCGAGAAGACGGCGTTAAAGGAGTCCCGTAAAAAGGACAAAAAGGCGTTGTACACAATTTTTCAAGGTGTTGATGAATCTACCTTTGAAAAAATTTCAGAAGCAAAAACAGCAAAAGATGCGTGGGAGATTTTGCAGAAATCATTCCAAGGCGTGGAGAAAGTAAAAAAGGTGCGGCTCCAAGTTCTTCGTGGCGAGTTCGAAAATATTAAAATGAAGGCCTCAGAAAATATTGGTGAATATGTTACTCGTTTAAAAACAGTGACAAATGAGAtgaagagaaatggagaaagtcTCGATGATGTTCGGGTCATGGAAAAATTACTCCGTTCATTGATGAGAAAATTTGATTACGTGGTTACTTCTATCGAGGAGTCAAAAGATTTCTCCACAATTTCCATTGATGAGCTAGTTAGTTCACTTCAAGCGCATGAGCAGCGgatgaaccagtatgatgatACAAGCCATTTAGAAAAGGCGTTGCAAAGTAAGGTGTCCATTGGTGAAAGTTCAAGCAGTAGCAGTTCTGGTCGTGGAAGAGGTGGCTTCAGAGGTGGCTACCGTGGTGGAAGAGGACGTGGAAGACAGTCCTTCAACAGAAGCCAGAACACTGAAGGTTATTGTCCATCTGGCCATGGTCAGAATTTTAGAGGACGAGGACGAGGAGGATTTCAACGAGGTGACAAGTCTCAATTTCAGTGCTATAATTGCAATAAATTTGGCCATTTCAGTTATGAATGTAGATCACCGAaagtggaagaaagaagtcattttgcagcagcaaaagaagacaaagatattGGCACTGCTATGTTCCTCACTTATAAAGGCGACGAGGAGAGCAAGAAaaatgtttggtatcttgactcTGGTGCGAGCAACCACATGACGGGCCACAAGGATTTATTTACGGAGATAGACGAGACCATCAGCGGAGAAGTTACGTTTGGTGATTCATCGAAGATTCCAGTCAAAGGTAAAGGTACAATTACGATTGTATTGAAGAATGGTGAGAAAAAGTTTATTAATGATGTATACCATATACCTGCTTTGAAAAGTAACATCATCAGTCTTGGCCAACTTGTGGAGAAAGGATATTATATACAGATGCAGGATAATTCTCTCGTCATCAGGAATCGGGATCAAGAATTAATTGCAGatgtggagatgtcaaagaatcgTTTGTTTACACTTGATATACAGACGAAGATGCAGAGGTGTTTGAAGACGGTAATtaaaaatgacttgtggttatgGCATTTAAGATATGGTCATCTTGGTTTTTCTGGTTTAAAATTATTGTCAAAGACGAAGATGGTGGACGGCTTGCCAGAAATCAATGAACCagaaaatttgtgtgaagcatgtgTTAAGGGGAAGCAACACAGACAAAGTTTTCCCgttggaaaatcatggagagccagGAGGCCATTGGAGATAGTTCACACAGATATAGCTGGTCCATTTGATATCCCATCACTTGAAG ATTACTGGAGATGGAGCGAGGATGAAAGAAAAGTTGCTGGTTTATTTTTCAATGGTGATGACGATGACGGTGATAACCGGAACATTGAAGATGACGGAGACGATGATCAAACTCCTCCACCAAGTCCAAATCAACAAACTTTTGGATCAACACCATCCATGGGAGGAAGCAGCAGTTCAGGGGGAGCGCCAAGGAAAATGCGGAGTTTGGATAATATATATGAAGCAACAAGTCCGGTACAAACTACCTTTGATTATTCATTGTTTTGCTTAATGGCTGAGTGTGATCCAGTTACATTTGAGGaagcttctgaagaaagcaaatggaataaagccatggatgaagaaattggcGCAATCAAGAAAAATGATACATGGGAGCTCACAGATCTTCCAGAAGGACACAAAGCAATTGGTGTCAAGTGGGTCTACAAGACAAAGACAAATCAGGATGGTGAAGTGGAAAAGCACAAGGCGAGGCTAGTGGCTAAAGGCTACAAGCAGCGAtatggcattgactatgatgaggtatttgctccagttgcaagagttgATACCATAAGACTGCTTACAGCAATTGCAGCTCAAAATCAATGGAAGATTTTTTAG